The DNA window CGGTTACGGCCGCCGGCACGACACCGCCGCCCCCGCCGCCCTCAACGACGCCGCCACCGCCTCCGCCTTCAACGACGCCGCCACCGCCGCCGCCTTCGACGACACCGCCGCCCCCGCCGACAGCGACGCCCCCGCCGCCGCCGCCGACCAGTTCGTTGACGTCGTTCATCCAATCGTTCCCCGGCTCGCTGGCGCTTGCCGCTCCGCAGGGCACCAATCCGTCCGGCGTGGTGAATCTGCAAAAATCCGGCACGACGACACATAGCTATTCGATCAGTACGAACCAGGGCTGGATTTGGCTGAACCCGCCCTATGGGAGTACGCAGACCATCACCTCGGAGATCGATCCGCTCACGGTGACCGTCAATACGGCTGGCCTCGCGGTGGGGTCTTATTCGGCCGTGGTCTATATTCTCGAGTCCGGGCCGGACATCCCGGCTACGACCTTGCGGATTCCGGTTACCGTTACGGTGACGGCCCCCGGCACGACACCGCCGCCCCCGCCGTCGACAACACCGCCTCCGCCTTCAACGACGCCGCCGCCGCCTTCGACGACACCGCCGCCCCCGCCGACAGCGACACCCCCGCCGCCGCCGCCGACCAGTTCATTGACGTCGTTCGTCCAATCGTTCCCCGGCTCGCTGGCACTTTCGGCGCCAAAGGGTACGAACCCATCCGGCGTGGTGAATCTGCAAAAATCCGGCACGACGACACATAGCTATTCGATCAGTACGAACCAAGGCTGGATTTGGCTGAACCCGCCCTATGGGAGTACGCAGACCATCACCTCGGAGATCGATCCGCTCACGGTGACCGTCAATACGGCAGCCCTGGCGGTCGGATCCTATTCCGCCGTGGTCTACATTCTCGAGTCCGGGCCGGATATCCCGGCCACGACCTTGCGGATTCCGGTTTCTGTGACCGTCACGGCCACCGGAACCACGGCACCGCCGCCCCCGCCGCCGCCCTCGCCGACCGGAGGCGCCACGCCGCCGCCCCCGCCGCCGCCTCCTTCGTCCACGACGACCACCGGGACGATGACGGTGTCATGGAGCGCCAACACGGAAGCGGACCTGGCAGGCTACCGGATCTACGTGGGCACGCAAACCGGCGTGCACCCGCAGATGTTCGACGTGGGCAACGTGCTTTCGAAACAGCTCACGTTGCCGCTCGGCTTCACCTACTTCGTCGTGATCACGGCCTACGATAAGGTCGGGAACGAAAGTTCCCCGTCGGCGGAGTTGAGCCGGAGCGTGTTCTGATCGCGAAGAAGTCGCGTTGCAGACTTGACCAGTCCGCCCGCGGACCTGTATAACGAGCGCTGCTTCGTGCCGCTTGTCGGCCAAAGTCTCCGACTCTCCGGCAGGCGCACGAGGCATCCGGCGCCCGTAGCTCAATGGATAGAGCACCAGACTACGGATCTGGGGGTTACAGGTTCAAGTCCTGTCGGGCGCGCCATTCGGCACGAACCATCCATCCAACATCGACTACGGCGGCAGATCCTCTCGCCCAGCGAGTTCGTTCTCGCTCGCCCTCTTCGACGTACCAGGGTGAGTACGCCTGCGTCGTCCTCACTTGCGAGCGAGCTCGGCGAGCTTCGGTCTCCTCCCCCTCGTTACGATGTTGAAGGATAGTTCGTGCCGTACCAGCTTGCTCGACCGCTGGCCCATCCCGCGTAGCCGCTCTTCCTCACGCCAGCGGATAATCACCTCAATCTGATCTTCCTCTTTCTCGTCCGGCAAAGCCGTTCTCATTCGCCCTCTTCGACATACCCCGATAAGACAAAGAGCCTGTATGCCAGCCGACGGTTCCTGTTACCATTCCCCCGGGCTGCATGACCCAAATCGGCTTGCGCCATACGAATGGGGGAGCTCGGCATGACTGACATGAACGCGGCTTGGCAAAGCAATCTGATCGATGATCCGGCGGAACTGCGGCAGTTGCTCGGCTCGATGAAACGCATCGCGGTACTTGGAATCCGCAGCGAGCACTTCGCTTCTCGCCCCGCATTCTATGTACCGGAGTACTTGGCGTCGGAAGGCCTCGATGTGATTCCGGTGCCGGTGTACGAGCCGGATGTCTCGACGATACTCGGCAAGACCGTCTTTCGCCGCCTCGCCGACATTCCCGGCGACCTGGACCTAGTCGACGTGTTCCGTCGCTCCGAGGACATTCCCGCGCATCTTGAGGATCTGCTCGGCAAGAAACCGAAAGCGGTCTGGTTCCAATCTGGGATACGAAATGACGAGGTGGCGGAGACGCTCGCCAAGGCTGGAATCAAAGTCGTGCAGGACCGCTGTCTGATGGTCGAGTACCGCCGGTATCTAACTGGCGGGTAACGCAATCGGTCATTTCAAGACAGACAAGACGTCACGGTATCAGGCACCATGAGCCGGCCTGCTCCCGCCGACTTGATAGCAGTACTTGGCGCGGGTTCAAGACCGTCTCTTCTTTAGGTCGGCTCCCCCGCTCCGGCGCGGCAGGCCGGGGTATCTTGATCTTGCGCTGCGTCCATCACCCTGCTGTTCACTTCCGACACATAGATGGAGACCCCGCTCTTTTCCTTCACCGCCTGCTGCAGAAGCGGGATACGTTGGCTCAACAGGGCATGGTACGTGTCGGTGAATTGCTCTTCGGTGACTTCCTCGCTGGTCAAGCGCGAGGCGATTTGCAGCCAGCTTCGATCGACCTCGTCCTTCATGAGTTGGGCGGTGGGTGAAGGGTTTCCGCTCTGCAGATCCGACCGGCTAGCCACGATATAGTAGAGAGCTTCGACCGGCACGTGATCCTTCGTGCAAGCGGTCGTTCGAAACACACGGGTGTCGCTCTCGTTGAAATTGCCGGGGTCCTCCGGCATCGCCTGAACGGTCGCGGCCAGCGTGACCAAGTTGAGCCAGATCAATATCCCGGCAAGACGCACCTTCTTCATGACCGATCTCCTCGCTCCTCCGCTGGGCTGCACGATGGCTTCTCGTCGGCAATCACTGAGACAGCCCTGACCTAATTGGCAAGGGGGATAGTGATCAACACCCCACCCATCACGTCTCCCACCTTGAAGTCCCGCTTGGGACTTTCCGGATGCACATTGTGGCAATGGGCACAGGTCGACGACAGGGCCTTGTCCGGATAGATGGCCTGAAAGACGCGAGTTTTCCCGTCGCTCACGATGCCTGTGTAAGGCCGCTCAGTATTCGTGAGCATTTCGGTGAGCGCGGTCCGTTCGAAATCCGTCGCCGGCCCATTCTTCCTATTGATCGCCCAATTGCTGATCAGCCGAAACTTGATGTTGTTGGGTTGTTTCGCCACGAGTCGACCGGATTCGAGCAGGAACTGCGCCGGTAGCGGCAAATCACCATCCTGCCTCCAATGTTCCGACGCGAAGACGATCCCGCGTTTCTGCATCCGGTCCACCACCTCGGTCGAATAGAACGTGCGATCGGCCTGCAGCACGCTGTGGATATAATCGGCCACGCGCTGAGGCGCGATGCCTTTCTGGGCATCCGCTTCCTTACTCGCGACAGACAGTCCCCATTGACCGAGCAGGCTCGTGACGATCGTGCCTACGGCAAGTCCGAAGCAAAACCCTCTCATCTGCATGGTGCGTCCTCCCTGTCTACTTGCTGGTTACTTCGGTCACTGGGCATCGCATTGGACGACGTCTCCCAATAGCGTCGCACCCCTTCGGCTCTCACATCTACTCCCATTGCACTGAGTCGAACCGACAGACATCGAACAATTTCACCTCGTATGCCTGGACAAGGTGTGAGTCGGATCACATGAGAACCAAGCCTCGAACGATTACCTCGAAGCCGTAGAAGTTGATTGTAGCAGAAGGGGCTCTGCGCGGCCGTCTCATCGCGCCGGGCACGCATGCACAGCAAGTCTCATCGAAGCTTATTCCCGAGCCTGAAGGAGCGGAATGATCTCCGCATGCCCGAGCGTGGTTGCGATACTAAGCGGGCTCGGCAGATACCAGTGATGGCTCGGCATCGAGGCGCCCCGCTCCAACAACAAAGCCACGATCGCACGATCTCCCTTTGAGGCGGCAGCATGAAGCGCCGTCCACCCGCTCACGTCGGCGGCATTGACGTCCGCGCCGGCATCCAACAGCGCCCGCACCAACTCGACATAGCCATGCCCCGCGGCCACAATCAGCGGGCCTGTGCCGATGAGTGGAAACCGCCTATTCACGTCCTGTCCTTCCGTGATGAGGCGCTGCACCCTCTCAAGATCGCCCGAGGCCGACGCGTTCAGCATCGACAGCGAACAGCCGGCCTGCAGGCTGCTGACCACTGTGGCCATGAGGAGGAAAGTCACCGCCCTTTTGGTTCGCGAGACCTTGTGCTTTCGGGAGTCGTGCATGGCGGTTCCGACGATCACTGTCAAAACGGATAATCCAGCCCGACGAACACGTTCGCCCCATCCTTACCATACCCGATGTCCAGACGACCTACGACATTCGGCAGCGAAATCACGCGAAAGCCGATTCCCGGATTGATTTGCGGGTTCGATAGTTTATCGAAGCTGAAATGTCCCATCACCCGGCCGATATCGACGAAGGGCGCGACCTCCAGATCTAATTCATGTTCGAAGATTTCGCGGCGGCTGAACCGAAAGCGCTCCTCGAAATTCACGAGGAGAAGCGTATCGTCCACGAAACGGTTTTGCCCGAACGCTCGCAATGTGGTTTCGCCCCCGAGGGTGGGCTGTTCGTAAAACGGCGTCTTGTTGCCGTTGACGGCATCGGCGAGAAAACGCGCGACGAACACCATCCGGTCGTTGTAGTGAGGAATGAACTGTCTGGCCTCGAAAGTCGTGCGCAACCATCGGTTGGGCTCCCGGCGCTCCAGGTTCTGGTTGAGTTCAACGGAACCGATGATATAGGTCCCGCTCGTCGTCACCAGTTGTTTGTCCCTAGTGTCGTAGCGCAAAGCCAACTTATGGCCGAAGACCTGTGCGCCTTCCAGACCGGTCAAGTGGGGAAAAAGCATTTTGGTCTGCGGCAGGGATTTGACGGCGCCTTCCTCGACGCGGACGTCGTGGAACCGTTCGCTCCAGAGCAGGGCCAGATCCTGATTGAAATTGATGCCGGCCGTCAGTTGAATGAGCGTCTCGCGCGACGTGTAGTTGGTTTCCGCGCTCTCCGACGCATGGTTGCCGATCCCGAAAAATCGGCGGAAGGCGTTCTTGAACCAGGTGGCCTGGGCCGCCAGAATGTAGCGCCCTCCACCCGCCGCCACATTCTTGTAGTTGAGATCGATATCCCGCTGAATCTTCGTGCTGTACGACGCGACGGCGCTGTATTGCTCCGTATCAGACGGGTATCCGAAATAGTTGACGGAGAACGTTTCCCCGATACTGGGATTGTGCAGGTATTGCGGCGCAACGATATCGGTCAGCTCGCCCTTGGCATTCGATTTGAGGATCGGCATCAATGCGCCGACCCAGTATTGCTCATTGCGATTGTATGAGAAGGCAGGCAGCGGAATCGCCGTATAGCCTTCCTTTCCCGCAAGCGATTTGAGTGCTTCCTCTTTCGCTTCCGCTTGTTTCAATTCCGCGCGCTCGCTTTCCGTCTCTTGGACGGGAACATCGGTGCTCGGCGGAAGTTTTGGGTTGGGATCACCCGGGCGTTCGACGGTGATCAGCACTTGTCCGGTCGAGACCCCAGGCAGGAGGAACAGCGCGCACAGAGAAAGGGCCAGCCGGATCAGCATAGGAAATTCGCGGTCATCACCCCTTGCGGCACGTGCGGATCAATCGGCAGACCATGAAACCAGAGTCTTCAGGCCCTGTCAAAGCGACTTCATCCGGATCGGCGCGATGCCTCCTGCGCGCCCCTATTGTATGACTGCCGGCCCATCAGGCGACCAGATCCTATTGCGCTCCAGCGCCCTGTTCCAGGCCAGGTACCGAGCGCCCATCGCATGCAAATAGGAGATTCCCGCGGGCCCCTTCTCGATGTCGTATCTTGTACTGGTTCGAAGATCCAGATCCGTCCGGCTCAAGAGTCCCCGCCGGAACGAATACTGCCAAATGCCCGTCTCGTCGGCTATGCCGATCGCGTCGTCGTACACGCTGCTCAAGTAGGCGCGATTCTCGATCCGGCAAGGACCGGCCAACACACAACTCAGATCCTGCCCGACAAAGGGTTCGACGCGCGGCATCAGGCCGATTGCCGTCAGGACCGTCGGCGCGATATCCACCTGGCTCGCGACCTGCTTCACCGCCCCAGCCTGAAAACCTCGTTGTCGCCGCAACGATTCATCCAGCCAAACGAAGAGCGGCGCCATGTAATGGCCGACTTGCCGTTCGTGGTCCGACTCGCCCACCGCCTCGTGCCGTCCGTGATCGCCCAGGATCAGCACAATGGTGTTGTCGAGCAGTCCGTTCTTCCGCATCCGGCCGAAGACCCGTTCAAGTTCGGCATCGAAATACCTGAGCGCAGCCACGTAGCCGTCCGGGTCTTTCGTGAGGGCTTGCACATCGGGATGACTCGCCGGAACGGCAAACGGATGGTGCGTGCTTGTGGTCAGCGCGGCCAGAAAAAACGGCGTGCCCTCCGTCCGCAGAGCGGTCACACGATGCTCGATAAAATCCAACAGGGCCCCGTCGGTCAGGCCCAACCCCAGACGTTCGGCCTGTTGCGGAAAGTCCTGCTCCGCGTAATACCGCTCGATCCCGTTACGTTCCAGGAATTCCCTCAACCCCGTGAGGTCGCTGTCCAGACTCACGACCATTTCGGTATGGTAGCCCGCCTGCCGAAGCACCGACGGCATGCAGAGAAAGTCATGCGTGCGACGAGTCTTGATGACGGCGGTCCCCTGCCTGGGCCAAGCGGAACAGAGCGTGGCGAACAGACCGCGCAAGGTCTGTACGCCGTTACTGAAAAAATTCGGGAAGTACAGGCTCTCATCCTTCAATCGATCGAGGAAAGGCGTCAGGCGAATATCCGAGGCGGTCTGGTCCCCCGGTCTCGACGAGCCGGAGGGCGTATACCGCCGGCCGAGGTACCGCCGATCGAGCCCCTCGACAAACAGCAGGACGATATTGGGCGGCCGTGTGAAATACGGGGCTTCCGGATGGCGCTGGGTGCCGATGAACGGATAGTCAGGCCCGGCGAAGACCCGCTCCCCGTCACTCGCAAGGCGGACCCCGTCATCGGCCTGTATTTCGGTCATCCGAAACGGCAAGGCGGACGGACTCCAGCTGAGCTGCGATAAGAAGACGTCTCGAAACGGATGGTGCGCGAACAACACGGGATTTTGCGAAAGGCTGTAGTAGGCCTCGCTGTCGATCGCCTCCCACACCAGCGACGAGGCCGGTGGGGGCGTGAGCCCCGCAGCCGTCACGCCGACCGCGGCCACCAGCATCATCGTCAACCCGGCCGACGTTCCTTGCTGCAGCGCCTCACTGTGTCGGTGCAACGCAGCCCGAAACAACGCCGTCCAGGTGGCGGCAAACAAGACCAGGAGCCCCCAAAACAGTCCGATGCGGGACAGCCATTTGCTCGGATCCTCCAGCTCGGCTCCGGTCTGTTCCGCAGCCTGCGACGGGCCGTTTTGGCCGAACGCATGGATCAACTCGTCCAGATACTCGAAGAACACGAAATCCAAATGTTGGTGGTTGTAGGCAAAGTAGGACAGATCGGCCGTCGTGACGGCGAAGAGCCCGACCGCCGACAGCAGGGAAACGCCGGAGATTGCCCGACCGAAGAGCTCCGTGCGCGGCAGTGTGCCGCCCCATCCGCCCAGGACACACAACCCCGTCACCAATGCCGCCAGGAGCAGGACCAAACCGAGACCGATAGCCGCGACATAGAGATCGTTGCCCAGCCCCGCGAGAAACGTCCTCACGAGCAGGCCGGGGACGCCTGGTTGGCGAGCCATCACGTCCGGCGCCAGGCACACCCGCTCGGCCTGTTGGATCAACAGGAAGAGCACGCCCCAAAACAGGGACAGGCCCCACCACGGCACCGGCTGGCCGCCGGCAATGGTCATGATGCGCTGCTTCACTGTGGTGCTCGACCGCTCCGCGTCTAGCAAGCCCACTTATGACGGAACCAGTCCACGGTCCGGCGCAACCCGTCTTCGAACGACACCGTGGGATACCATTCCAGCTCGCGCGCGGCCTTCTTCGCCGTCACTTCTTTTCCCCCGAAATCGCCGGGACGAGCGGGGACGAAATCGAGCTGGACTTGATCGCCGAGCACCTTCTTGATCCCCTCCGCCACCTCCAATACCGTCACCTTCCTGGTTCCCTCGAGGTTGTACGTCTGATTCGCCGCATCCTCCTTCATCGCCAACACGTGGGCATCCGCCATGTCCCGTACGAACACGAAGTTCCGGTACTGTTCCCCCTTGCCGGAAATCGTGAGCGGCTGCCCGCTCAAGGCCTTCTTGATGAAGATCGGGATCAGGAGTTCTTCGCGCATGCGCGGTCCGTACGGAATACCGTACCGGAGGATGGTGAACGGCACCTGATAGAGCTGCCGATAGTTGTGGCAGAGCATCTCGGCCGCCATCTTGGACGAGGTATAAATGTGCCCGGCGGATTCGAGGTGGAACGGGACTGTTTCGTCGACCACCTTCCCGTTCGCCGCGCCATTGTAGACCCACACGGTGGAGGCCAGATGAACCCGCCTCGTGCCGTGGACCCGCGCGGCCTCGAGAATGTGGGTCGTCCCCATCACGTTCAAGGCCGTCGAATACACCGGATACTTGTAGGCGTAATTGACGTTCGAGACCGCAGCCAAGTGAAAAATATGCTCGGCCCCCTTCGTTGCCGCCACGACCGAAGACAGGTCCATCAGGTCAATATCCTCGAACTTGACGTCCTGCCGGTGCGGGCGCACACGATGGTCGATCACGGTCACGTCGTGACCGGCGTCAACCAGCGCGTCGACGACGTGTGAGCCGATGAAACCGCTTCCCCCTGTAACGACGACTTGTGACATGGCAAGCCGCTCCTTTCGTAAATTAGCCGATGACGTCTTTCAGCGCGTGAATCACTTGATGGGCATCCGCATCCTCCATGCCGGAAAACACCGGCAAGCACAGGTGGCGGGCGCAGTAGTCTCCGGACACAGGCAACACCCCGGAAGCGTATGAGGCAAAGACGGGTTGCTTGTGCAGCGGCTCCTCATAGACTTCGCCCGACAAGGAGACGCCGTACGTTTCCCGCAGCAGCGTCTTGAGGGCCTTGCGGTCCTGCTGCCTTTTGGGAAGCACCAAGTACTTGTAGTAATTGCAGACCCCTCCGGGAGGGATCGAAACCAGATCTAGGTTTCGCAGCCCGGCCAATTCCTCGTCATACAGTGCCGCGATCCGTTGCCGGTCGGCGATCATCGCGGGAAGCCGTTCCAGGTGTTTCAATCCGATGATGGCGTGCGGTTCGGACAGGCGCCAGTTGGCTCCCATGCGCACATGTGCGTTTTGAGTGAAGCTGGCTTTCCCCTGATCCCGGTAAATCTTGGCTTCGGCCGCGATATGGGCATCGTTGGTCACGATCATGCCGCCTTCTCCGGAAGTCATGACCTTCGTAGGGTAGAAACTGAAGGACGAGGCGATGCCGAAGCAGCCCGCGCGTGTCCCGTTCAACGCCGATCCGTGCGCATGCGCCGCATCCTCAACGAGCCACAGGCCCTTGCGTTTCGCCCATTCCTGCAATTCCGGCATCCGCCGCGACACAATACCGCCGATATGGACGACGATGAGCCCGTCGGTTTTCGGCGTGAGACGATGCTCGAGATCCTCAGGCCGCACCCCGAACGATTCCGGATCCATGTCGACCAGCACCGGCCGGCCTCCCGCATGCACGACCGCAGCAGCCGTGGCAAAGAAGGTGTTGGTGGGGACCAGCACGTCCTTCCCTGCTACTTGCAGCGCCCGCAAGATGATCTCCAACGCGCTGGTCCCGCTGTTGACGGCCACCGCATGTTGCGTTCCGGAGAATCGGGCGAACTGTTGCTCAAACTCGGCCCCATATTTTCCCAGCGTCAATTGGCCGGTCCCGAGCACCTCCTCGATGCGCGCGGCGATCCAGGCCCTGTCTTCCGGCAAGAATTGGATCCTTGCGGCGGGAACCTTGCGGGCGGGAGGCAGAACCGTGCTCTCGGAAGTAACACCTTGCATGAGTGACTCCTCTCGTCGGAAATGGAGTGAGTGATCGGGCTCTTAGGCGGTTTCCCCACCGCCCGCCGTGATCAAGATGACGCCCAGGATGACCAACAGAATGCCGGCCCAGCGCAGGGTGGGCACGACTTCGTTCAGAAGTACGACGGCCAAGACTGCGGCCATACCGAATTCGAGCGCCGTCATGGGAAGCACCACGGTGATGTCGGTCCACGAGAGCGCCGCGAGGAACAGAAAGTAGAAGACCGCGTTCAAGCCGGTGCCGATGACCACGTAAGGATTCGTCAATGCCCGCCCGAAGTACGCGACCAGCGCCGCCGGCGCATACTGGTCCAGCGCGCCGACCTCCTGCATCCCCTGCCGCACAAAGATCTGCCCCACGGCCGCCGCAGCCGCCGCGATCGTCATGACGATCAGCACTTTGAGCATGCATTCCTCCGTACGTTCATCGGCAATCGCTGAAGGCCGCCGGCTTGATCCCGCACAGGGTCAGCGTGGCTTTCACCTTGGGGCTGATCAGCGCGTGCAATTCCTGTTCATGTTCATAGTCCGGCATGCTGTGGTCGATCTCGGGGCAGCGGCGGACCGCGGGGTGGCAATAGATCTCGGTGACGCCCTGCGGCAGAGAACGGAGAAAGCGCTCGAGAAGGTGGGCCGTCACATGGCCGGAATCATGCAGCCCGAACACGAAATCGTTCGAGGCAACACCTGCGAGCCGGAGGCGCAGGCGCATCAACCGGATCCAGGGCCACAGACCTGCCCAAGACAGCACCCGGGACGGGGCGCGGTTTCCGGCCGCTCGGAGCGACGGCAACAACGGCTCATAGGGCACACGGACCGCGCGTAGGCCAAATTCCCGCCCGACTTCCAGAATCAATCCCAGCACCGTCGGATGCACATGCATATGATTGTGGGCGTTGACGTGATCCAGTTCGAACCCCGTCCGGCGGAACGCCTCGAACTGGGCCCGGATTTCCCTCTTCAACTGCCGTCGCACGCCGGGTCGGAAGAAGAACTTGACCCCGGCACGGACCAAGCGAGTCGAAAACTCTCCCGCGCCGTCGACAAGGTCCGGCACCTCCGCCACGTTCGACACCGGCCGTCCTTCGACCAGCACGAGGTGCAACCC is part of the Nitrospiraceae bacterium genome and encodes:
- a CDS encoding ankyrin repeat domain-containing protein; protein product: MHDSRKHKVSRTKRAVTFLLMATVVSSLQAGCSLSMLNASASGDLERVQRLITEGQDVNRRFPLIGTGPLIVAAGHGYVELVRALLDAGADVNAADVSGWTALHAAASKGDRAIVALLLERGASMPSHHWYLPSPLSIATTLGHAEIIPLLQARE
- a CDS encoding EamA family transporter, with the translated sequence MLKVLIVMTIAAAAAAVGQIFVRQGMQEVGALDQYAPAALVAYFGRALTNPYVVIGTGLNAVFYFLFLAALSWTDITVVLPMTALEFGMAAVLAVVLLNEVVPTLRWAGILLVILGVILITAGGGETA
- a CDS encoding DUF3365 domain-containing protein; the encoded protein is MQMRGFCFGLAVGTIVTSLLGQWGLSVASKEADAQKGIAPQRVADYIHSVLQADRTFYSTEVVDRMQKRGIVFASEHWRQDGDLPLPAQFLLESGRLVAKQPNNIKFRLISNWAINRKNGPATDFERTALTEMLTNTERPYTGIVSDGKTRVFQAIYPDKALSSTCAHCHNVHPESPKRDFKVGDVMGGVLITIPLAN
- a CDS encoding CoA-binding protein, with the protein product MTDMNAAWQSNLIDDPAELRQLLGSMKRIAVLGIRSEHFASRPAFYVPEYLASEGLDVIPVPVYEPDVSTILGKTVFRRLADIPGDLDLVDVFRRSEDIPAHLEDLLGKKPKAVWFQSGIRNDEVAETLAKAGIKVVQDRCLMVEYRRYLTGG
- the hpnK gene encoding hopanoid biosynthesis-associated protein HpnK — encoded protein: MKALIVTGDDFGLALPINEAIEQAHRDGILTTASLMVGAAAVQDAIARARRLPSLRVGLHLVLVEGRPVSNVAEVPDLVDGAGEFSTRLVRAGVKFFFRPGVRRQLKREIRAQFEAFRRTGFELDHVNAHNHMHVHPTVLGLILEVGREFGLRAVRVPYEPLLPSLRAAGNRAPSRVLSWAGLWPWIRLMRLRLRLAGVASNDFVFGLHDSGHVTAHLLERFLRSLPQGVTEIYCHPAVRRCPEIDHSMPDYEHEQELHALISPKVKATLTLCGIKPAAFSDCR
- a CDS encoding NAD-dependent epimerase/dehydratase family protein; this encodes MSQVVVTGGSGFIGSHVVDALVDAGHDVTVIDHRVRPHRQDVKFEDIDLMDLSSVVAATKGAEHIFHLAAVSNVNYAYKYPVYSTALNVMGTTHILEAARVHGTRRVHLASTVWVYNGAANGKVVDETVPFHLESAGHIYTSSKMAAEMLCHNYRQLYQVPFTILRYGIPYGPRMREELLIPIFIKKALSGQPLTISGKGEQYRNFVFVRDMADAHVLAMKEDAANQTYNLEGTRKVTVLEVAEGIKKVLGDQVQLDFVPARPGDFGGKEVTAKKAARELEWYPTVSFEDGLRRTVDWFRHKWAC
- a CDS encoding DegT/DnrJ/EryC1/StrS family aminotransferase; its protein translation is MQGVTSESTVLPPARKVPAARIQFLPEDRAWIAARIEEVLGTGQLTLGKYGAEFEQQFARFSGTQHAVAVNSGTSALEIILRALQVAGKDVLVPTNTFFATAAAVVHAGGRPVLVDMDPESFGVRPEDLEHRLTPKTDGLIVVHIGGIVSRRMPELQEWAKRKGLWLVEDAAHAHGSALNGTRAGCFGIASSFSFYPTKVMTSGEGGMIVTNDAHIAAEAKIYRDQGKASFTQNAHVRMGANWRLSEPHAIIGLKHLERLPAMIADRQRIAALYDEELAGLRNLDLVSIPPGGVCNYYKYLVLPKRQQDRKALKTLLRETYGVSLSGEVYEEPLHKQPVFASYASGVLPVSGDYCARHLCLPVFSGMEDADAHQVIHALKDVIG
- a CDS encoding BamA/TamA family outer membrane protein, yielding MLIRLALSLCALFLLPGVSTGQVLITVERPGDPNPKLPPSTDVPVQETESERAELKQAEAKEEALKSLAGKEGYTAIPLPAFSYNRNEQYWVGALMPILKSNAKGELTDIVAPQYLHNPSIGETFSVNYFGYPSDTEQYSAVASYSTKIQRDIDLNYKNVAAGGGRYILAAQATWFKNAFRRFFGIGNHASESAETNYTSRETLIQLTAGINFNQDLALLWSERFHDVRVEEGAVKSLPQTKMLFPHLTGLEGAQVFGHKLALRYDTRDKQLVTTSGTYIIGSVELNQNLERREPNRWLRTTFEARQFIPHYNDRMVFVARFLADAVNGNKTPFYEQPTLGGETTLRAFGQNRFVDDTLLLVNFEERFRFSRREIFEHELDLEVAPFVDIGRVMGHFSFDKLSNPQINPGIGFRVISLPNVVGRLDIGYGKDGANVFVGLDYPF
- a CDS encoding LTA synthase family protein, coding for MKQRIMTIAGGQPVPWWGLSLFWGVLFLLIQQAERVCLAPDVMARQPGVPGLLVRTFLAGLGNDLYVAAIGLGLVLLLAALVTGLCVLGGWGGTLPRTELFGRAISGVSLLSAVGLFAVTTADLSYFAYNHQHLDFVFFEYLDELIHAFGQNGPSQAAEQTGAELEDPSKWLSRIGLFWGLLVLFAATWTALFRAALHRHSEALQQGTSAGLTMMLVAAVGVTAAGLTPPPASSLVWEAIDSEAYYSLSQNPVLFAHHPFRDVFLSQLSWSPSALPFRMTEIQADDGVRLASDGERVFAGPDYPFIGTQRHPEAPYFTRPPNIVLLFVEGLDRRYLGRRYTPSGSSRPGDQTASDIRLTPFLDRLKDESLYFPNFFSNGVQTLRGLFATLCSAWPRQGTAVIKTRRTHDFLCMPSVLRQAGYHTEMVVSLDSDLTGLREFLERNGIERYYAEQDFPQQAERLGLGLTDGALLDFIEHRVTALRTEGTPFFLAALTTSTHHPFAVPASHPDVQALTKDPDGYVAALRYFDAELERVFGRMRKNGLLDNTIVLILGDHGRHEAVGESDHERQVGHYMAPLFVWLDESLRRQRGFQAGAVKQVASQVDIAPTVLTAIGLMPRVEPFVGQDLSCVLAGPCRIENRAYLSSVYDDAIGIADETGIWQYSFRRGLLSRTDLDLRTSTRYDIEKGPAGISYLHAMGARYLAWNRALERNRIWSPDGPAVIQ